The Marinilongibacter aquaticus genome has a window encoding:
- a CDS encoding GNAT family N-acetyltransferase — MKNTFAVRRQDLLLSSDQSLLDLDFVHKNLTTSYWSPGIPKETVEKAIANSLALGLYLHDKQIGFCRIITDYSTFAYLADVFIVEKHRGNGFAVWMTEELVKIPALQGLRRWVLATRDAHSLYEKSGWKPLQNPEFFMEIIDRDVYKKG; from the coding sequence ATGAAGAATACCTTCGCAGTAAGACGACAAGACCTTTTGCTGAGCTCAGACCAGTCGCTTTTGGATCTCGATTTTGTGCACAAAAACCTGACAACCAGCTATTGGTCTCCGGGCATTCCGAAAGAAACGGTTGAAAAGGCCATTGCCAATTCGCTTGCTTTGGGGCTTTACCTGCACGACAAACAAATCGGCTTTTGTCGAATTATTACAGATTACAGCACGTTTGCTTATTTGGCCGATGTATTTATTGTAGAAAAGCACAGGGGAAACGGATTTGCAGTGTGGATGACAGAAGAATTGGTGAAAATCCCGGCCCTTCAAGGCCTGAGGAGGTGGGTGCTAGCCACTCGCGATGCCCATTCGCTTTACGAAAAATCGGGCTGGAAACCTTTGCAAAACCCCGAGTTTTTCATGGAAATTATTGACAGAGACGTGTATAAAAAAGGCTGA
- the lon gene encoding endopeptidase La, translating into MNKDFELLEKLASQNANLENVEMIEITSPDEVMENNENLPENLALLPLRNTVLFPGIVIPVTVTRSRAIRLVKKAYRGDRTLGIVSQLSQTTEEPSEDDIYKIGTIGNILKMIVLPDGNVTIIVQGRKRFKILDFVETTPYLIAAVEYIQDSFPNAKKKESKALLDSLKETAGKILNLNPEIPRDAQVAINNIDSPVFLTHFLSSNLNIGIAEKQLLLETFDGHEQAHRLLEHMLKEVELLEIKKDIQSKASSDIDQQQREYYLRQQIKVLQEELGMDSPDQELEKLRMKGAKKKWPSDVNEHFNKELNKISRLNSMAPEYSVALSYAELMVELPWQQTTNDNFDLKRAQRILDRDHYGLTKVKERIIEYLAVLKLRSDLKAPILCLYGPPGVGKTSLGKSIAKALGRSYVRMALGGLHDEAEIRGHRKTYIGAMPGKILQNINKAKTSNPVFVLDEIDKIARDHRGDPSSALLEVLDPEQNSAFKDNYLEVDYDLSKVLFIATANSLDTIQPALRDRMEIIEVTGYTVEEKVEIARKHLLPKQLKDHGINGSDLKLQKSALVQIIEGYTRESGVRSLEQKISSVVRKVAKSIALEEDYKKVITAADIEGLLGPAFFDKDLYEGNEMAGVVTGLAWTPVGGDILFIESNLSKGKGNLTLSGQLGEVMKESAITALSYLKSNAESLDIDYRVFQHYDLHIHVPQGAVPKDGPSAGITMLVSMASIYTQRKIKKNLAMTGEITLRGKVLPVGGIKEKILAAKRAKIKEIILCYRNRKDVEEIGEEYTKGLTFHYVDLVKEVLDIALLKTKVEDPIEFQFPKANKTDTATSVN; encoded by the coding sequence ATGAACAAAGATTTTGAATTGTTGGAGAAATTGGCGTCACAAAATGCCAATTTAGAAAACGTGGAGATGATCGAAATTACCTCTCCCGATGAGGTAATGGAAAACAATGAGAATCTGCCTGAAAACCTTGCCTTGCTCCCACTACGCAATACCGTACTTTTTCCCGGAATCGTAATTCCCGTGACGGTAACGCGGTCAAGAGCCATTCGCTTGGTGAAAAAAGCCTACCGCGGCGACCGCACCTTGGGCATTGTTTCGCAGTTGAGTCAAACCACCGAAGAACCCTCCGAAGACGATATCTACAAAATAGGCACAATTGGCAATATCCTGAAAATGATCGTATTGCCCGATGGAAACGTGACCATCATTGTGCAGGGACGAAAGCGTTTCAAAATCCTTGATTTTGTTGAAACCACGCCTTATCTAATTGCAGCCGTAGAATACATTCAAGACAGTTTTCCGAACGCCAAAAAGAAAGAGTCGAAAGCATTGCTCGACTCCCTTAAAGAAACGGCAGGAAAGATTTTGAACCTGAATCCAGAAATCCCTCGAGATGCCCAAGTGGCCATAAACAACATTGATTCTCCTGTATTTCTCACCCACTTCTTGTCTTCCAACCTCAATATCGGCATTGCGGAAAAGCAGCTCCTGCTTGAGACATTCGATGGACACGAACAGGCTCATCGACTTTTGGAGCATATGCTCAAAGAGGTTGAGCTTTTGGAAATCAAAAAGGATATTCAATCCAAAGCCAGTTCCGACATCGATCAGCAGCAGCGTGAATATTACCTTAGACAACAAATCAAGGTATTGCAGGAAGAATTGGGGATGGATTCGCCCGATCAAGAGCTTGAGAAGCTACGGATGAAAGGAGCCAAAAAGAAGTGGCCCAGCGATGTCAATGAACATTTCAATAAAGAACTCAACAAAATCAGCCGCCTGAACTCGATGGCCCCAGAATATTCTGTCGCTTTGAGTTATGCCGAACTGATGGTTGAATTGCCTTGGCAGCAAACAACCAACGACAATTTCGATCTCAAACGGGCTCAACGCATCTTGGACAGAGACCATTATGGCCTGACGAAAGTAAAAGAGCGAATCATAGAATATTTGGCGGTTTTGAAATTGCGAAGCGATCTTAAAGCCCCAATACTCTGCCTTTATGGCCCTCCGGGTGTAGGAAAAACGTCATTGGGCAAATCCATCGCAAAAGCTTTGGGCCGTTCGTATGTACGCATGGCCTTGGGCGGTTTGCACGATGAGGCGGAAATCCGTGGACACCGAAAAACCTATATTGGGGCGATGCCGGGGAAAATCCTCCAAAACATCAATAAAGCCAAGACTTCGAATCCGGTATTTGTACTTGACGAGATCGATAAAATTGCTCGCGATCACCGTGGCGACCCATCCAGTGCTCTTTTGGAAGTACTCGATCCTGAACAAAATTCTGCATTCAAAGACAATTACCTAGAAGTAGACTACGACCTTTCGAAGGTGCTTTTTATAGCCACCGCAAACTCTTTGGATACTATACAGCCCGCTCTTCGCGACCGAATGGAAATTATAGAAGTGACAGGCTATACCGTGGAAGAAAAAGTGGAAATAGCCCGAAAACACCTTTTGCCCAAGCAATTGAAAGATCATGGCATAAATGGTTCTGACCTGAAGCTTCAAAAATCGGCTTTGGTACAAATAATCGAAGGTTATACGCGAGAATCCGGAGTGAGAAGTCTGGAGCAAAAAATAAGCAGCGTTGTACGCAAAGTGGCCAAATCCATCGCACTGGAAGAAGATTATAAAAAAGTCATTACAGCCGCCGATATTGAAGGCCTGCTCGGGCCTGCGTTTTTCGACAAAGATCTATACGAAGGCAACGAAATGGCTGGCGTGGTAACGGGATTGGCCTGGACTCCAGTAGGCGGCGATATTCTTTTCATTGAATCGAATCTCAGTAAAGGCAAAGGCAATTTGACCCTTTCTGGGCAGCTCGGCGAGGTGATGAAAGAATCGGCGATTACGGCCCTTTCTTACCTAAAATCGAATGCGGAAAGTCTGGATATCGATTACAGGGTTTTCCAACACTACGATTTGCACATCCACGTACCGCAAGGAGCAGTACCCAAAGATGGCCCTTCTGCCGGAATCACCATGCTGGTTTCGATGGCATCGATCTATACACAAAGGAAAATCAAGAAAAACTTGGCCATGACAGGCGAAATCACCTTGCGTGGCAAAGTGCTTCCTGTAGGCGGAATAAAGGAAAAAATACTGGCTGCCAAGCGAGCGAAAATCAAAGAAATCATCCTTTGCTATCGCAACCGAAAAGACGTAGAAGAAATAGGCGAAGAGTATACAAAAGGTTTGACTTTCCACTATGTTGACCTCGTGAAAGAAGTTTTGGACATTGCCTTACTGAAAACCAAAGTGGAAGATCCGATCGAATTTCAGTTTCCGAAAGCCAATAAAACCGATACGGCCACGAGCGTGAACTAA
- a CDS encoding FKBP-type peptidyl-prolyl cis-trans isomerase: MIKKKSAALALCLVAGSYCATAQTTLHNELDSLSYAIGISVGQSIVDQNIEPNMEVLTQAISDMVSKNNLSMSEEQCGMFIRNYFQNRMEQMANENLKKGQDFLAENKLRDSVHVTESGLQYEVLTPGTGAKPLETDNVKVHYHGTLIDGSVFDSSVDRGTPSTFRVNQVIKGWIEALQLMPVGSKWRLFIPADLAYGPRGHGQIGPNSTLIFDVELLDILK; encoded by the coding sequence ATGATCAAAAAGAAAAGTGCAGCCCTGGCCTTGTGTCTCGTCGCGGGCTCCTATTGTGCAACTGCCCAAACTACCTTACACAATGAATTGGATTCGCTTAGCTATGCCATCGGTATTAGCGTGGGGCAAAGTATAGTGGACCAGAATATTGAACCCAATATGGAGGTGTTGACGCAGGCCATTAGTGATATGGTTAGCAAAAACAACCTATCCATGTCTGAGGAACAATGCGGGATGTTTATCCGTAATTACTTTCAGAACAGGATGGAACAAATGGCCAATGAAAACCTGAAGAAAGGACAAGATTTTTTGGCTGAAAATAAACTGCGTGACAGTGTGCATGTGACAGAATCGGGATTGCAGTACGAAGTATTGACACCGGGGACTGGTGCGAAACCGCTGGAGACAGACAATGTGAAAGTGCATTATCATGGTACTTTGATCGATGGATCGGTATTTGACAGTTCGGTAGATCGTGGAACGCCTTCTACTTTTCGTGTGAATCAAGTGATAAAAGGTTGGATAGAGGCTCTTCAACTGATGCCAGTGGGCTCGAAATGGAGGCTGTTTATCCCAGCCGATTTAGCATATGGCCCACGTGGGCATGGGCAGATTGGCCCGAACTCTACTTTGATATTCGATGTGGAGTTGTTGGATATTTTAAAATAA
- the hisF gene encoding imidazole glycerol phosphate synthase subunit HisF, translating to MLTKRIIPCLDIKNGRTVKGTNFVNLRDAGDAVELAAIYAREGADELVFLDITATVEGRKTLIELVQKVAHTINIPFTVGGGIGSVEDVSALLNAGADKISINSSAVRNPDLIGELALEFGSQCIVVAIDTKFVDGKHIVHTHGGRKPTALETIAWAKEVEERGAGEILLTSMDSDGTKDGFDLELTGIVSGNAGIPVIASGGAGTMAHFEDVFTKGKADAGLAASIFHFKEIAIPDLKAYLADRNISMRTTR from the coding sequence ATGCTTACGAAAAGAATCATCCCTTGCCTCGACATTAAAAATGGCCGTACAGTAAAGGGCACCAATTTTGTGAATTTACGCGATGCCGGCGACGCAGTAGAACTGGCCGCAATCTACGCCCGTGAAGGAGCCGACGAACTCGTTTTCCTCGACATCACCGCCACTGTAGAAGGCCGTAAAACCTTGATTGAACTCGTGCAAAAAGTGGCCCATACCATCAACATTCCCTTTACTGTGGGTGGAGGTATCGGCTCGGTTGAAGATGTTTCGGCTTTGCTCAATGCAGGAGCAGATAAAATTTCGATCAACTCTTCGGCGGTACGCAATCCCGATCTCATCGGCGAATTGGCATTGGAATTCGGCAGCCAGTGTATAGTAGTGGCCATCGACACCAAATTTGTAGACGGGAAACACATTGTGCATACACACGGCGGTCGTAAGCCCACCGCATTGGAAACCATCGCTTGGGCCAAAGAAGTAGAAGAAAGAGGAGCGGGAGAAATATTGCTCACCTCGATGGACTCCGACGGCACTAAAGACGGCTTCGATTTGGAATTGACGGGTATTGTTTCAGGAAATGCGGGCATTCCGGTGATCGCCTCGGGTGGAGCAGGTACAATGGCACATTTCGAAGATGTCTTCACAAAAGGAAAAGCGGACGCAGGCTTGGCGGCCTCCATTTTCCACTTTAAAGAAATTGCCATTCCAGACCTGAAAGCTTATTTGGCCGACAGAAACATCTCTATGCGTACTACTCGCTAA
- the hisH gene encoding imidazole glycerol phosphate synthase subunit HisH, with amino-acid sequence MSMPQVTIIKYNAGNVMSVMYALERIGVSYELTADPEKIKAAERIIFPGVGEASTAMKSLVENGLDQVIPDLKQPFLGTCVGMQLLCRHSEEGDTTCLGVFDTPILRFPKKEGMKIPQTGWNNIFDYGSDLLKDIPENAYVYYNHGFYAPLSEYTVAKTTYTLPYSGMLQKDNFYACQFHSEISGDVGEQIFKNFVKIKA; translated from the coding sequence ATGTCAATGCCACAAGTTACCATTATTAAATACAATGCAGGGAATGTCATGTCGGTCATGTATGCCCTCGAACGCATCGGAGTTAGCTACGAATTGACGGCTGACCCTGAAAAAATAAAAGCGGCCGAACGCATCATATTCCCCGGTGTGGGCGAAGCCAGCACCGCAATGAAAAGTTTGGTGGAAAACGGTTTGGATCAAGTAATCCCAGATTTGAAACAGCCTTTTCTGGGCACCTGTGTGGGCATGCAGCTCCTTTGCCGACATTCCGAAGAAGGCGATACCACCTGCTTGGGAGTCTTCGATACGCCCATTCTTCGCTTCCCCAAAAAAGAAGGGATGAAAATCCCGCAAACGGGATGGAACAATATTTTCGATTACGGATCTGATTTGTTGAAAGACATTCCAGAAAACGCCTACGTGTATTACAACCACGGCTTTTACGCTCCGCTATCCGAATACACCGTGGCCAAAACCACCTACACGCTCCCCTACTCGGGCATGTTGCAAAAAGACAATTTCTACGCTTGCCAATTTCACTCGGAAATCAGCGGCGATGTAGGCGAACAGATTTTCAAGAATTTCGTAAAGATTAAAGCTTAA
- a CDS encoding KdsC family phosphatase produces MKFKTKSRLNKISTLVFDVDGVFTDATILVTEDGSFRSFSMRDGYAVRMAANAGYKLAVISGGKEESIRTRMRAIGIEEVHLSVGTAQKAEIMNEILTKWKLQEEEVLYMGDDIPDLLLMNAFAVFKVCPADAQPEVKEVAEYIAQMNGGNGAVREVVELVMKAQNKWMKQF; encoded by the coding sequence ATGAAATTTAAAACAAAATCGAGGCTGAACAAGATCAGCACACTGGTTTTTGATGTCGATGGGGTATTCACAGACGCCACTATATTGGTCACAGAAGACGGATCTTTCCGTTCATTTTCTATGCGTGATGGCTATGCCGTACGCATGGCTGCCAACGCAGGATACAAACTGGCTGTTATTTCGGGAGGAAAAGAGGAAAGTATACGTACGCGAATGCGGGCAATTGGTATTGAAGAAGTGCATCTGTCTGTCGGGACCGCTCAAAAGGCCGAAATAATGAATGAAATTCTAACCAAATGGAAGTTGCAAGAAGAAGAGGTGCTTTATATGGGCGACGATATCCCAGACTTGCTCTTGATGAATGCTTTCGCGGTGTTTAAGGTTTGCCCAGCCGATGCCCAACCCGAAGTGAAAGAAGTGGCCGAGTACATTGCCCAAATGAATGGAGGAAATGGAGCAGTACGCGAAGTGGTGGAGTTGGTGATGAAAGCCCAGAATAAGTGGATGAAACAGTTTTAG
- a CDS encoding phospho-sugar mutase, which yields MKLDKTAEKNINKWLKGKYDDETKATIQKWIDEGNETQLTDSFYKNLEFGTGGMRGEIGVGSNRMNKYTVGAATQGLANYLNKVYPDGDIKVAIAHDSRNFSPEFAQIAADIFSSNGITAYLYPELRPTPQLSFTVRELGCQAGLVITASHNPREYNGYKVYWNDGSQVVAPHDKNIVEEVNAITTISKIKFRGIKKRLKTIQPALDKKYLKAVKGISVSPRINRKQSDLKIVFSPIHGTGITMVPDALKQLGFENVTVVEEQATPDGNFPTVVYPNPEEREAMSMALAKAKEIDADLVIATDPDADRVGMAVKDPKGEWQLLNGNQTGSLIIYYLLKAWRKAGKLTGSEFVAKTIVTTDLIDRMAEKAGVKCYNTLTGFKYIAQVIRETEGQEQFIGGGEESYGYLIGDKVRDKDAVAACAIIAELTAFARHNGNSLFDFLADMYKQYGFFYEGLISVTKKGKSGAEEIQKMMADFRSNPPKSIAGSEVTLMKDYKSLTQKDLITGEESDIPKAMGIESSNVLQFFTKDGTKFTCRPSGTEPKIKFYVGVQDKLVNKEDFDEVLTRLKAKVEGIKNEMNLV from the coding sequence ATGAAACTTGACAAAACCGCCGAAAAAAACATCAATAAATGGCTGAAAGGAAAGTATGACGATGAAACAAAGGCCACTATTCAAAAATGGATTGATGAAGGCAATGAAACACAACTGACCGACTCCTTTTACAAGAATTTGGAATTCGGTACCGGTGGAATGCGTGGAGAGATTGGAGTGGGTTCGAACCGTATGAACAAATATACGGTTGGAGCTGCAACCCAAGGTCTGGCCAATTACCTGAACAAAGTCTATCCAGACGGCGACATCAAGGTGGCTATCGCTCACGACAGCCGCAATTTTTCGCCCGAGTTTGCCCAAATCGCTGCGGATATATTTTCATCCAATGGCATTACCGCGTATCTGTACCCCGAATTGCGGCCAACTCCGCAGCTTTCTTTCACCGTACGTGAATTAGGCTGTCAGGCGGGTTTGGTTATTACCGCTTCGCACAATCCACGCGAATACAATGGATATAAAGTGTATTGGAACGACGGCTCGCAGGTTGTCGCCCCACACGACAAAAACATTGTAGAAGAAGTGAACGCCATCACGACAATCAGCAAAATCAAATTCAGAGGAATAAAAAAACGCTTGAAAACCATTCAACCGGCTCTGGATAAAAAATATTTGAAAGCGGTGAAAGGAATTTCGGTTTCACCGAGAATAAACAGAAAACAATCGGATCTGAAAATCGTTTTCTCTCCCATTCACGGCACGGGCATTACCATGGTACCCGATGCACTGAAACAATTGGGCTTTGAGAATGTCACAGTAGTGGAAGAACAAGCCACTCCGGACGGCAACTTCCCGACAGTGGTTTACCCCAATCCCGAAGAAAGAGAAGCCATGAGCATGGCTTTGGCCAAGGCAAAGGAAATCGATGCCGACTTGGTAATCGCCACCGATCCCGACGCCGACCGCGTGGGCATGGCCGTAAAAGACCCCAAAGGCGAATGGCAATTGCTCAACGGCAACCAAACCGGTAGCTTGATTATCTATTACCTTTTGAAAGCTTGGAGAAAAGCTGGCAAATTGACGGGCAGCGAATTTGTAGCCAAGACAATTGTCACGACCGACTTGATCGACCGCATGGCCGAAAAAGCGGGCGTAAAATGCTACAATACGCTGACAGGCTTTAAATACATTGCCCAAGTGATTCGCGAAACCGAAGGTCAAGAACAGTTTATCGGCGGTGGAGAAGAAAGCTACGGCTACCTGATTGGCGACAAAGTACGCGACAAAGACGCCGTGGCCGCCTGTGCGATCATTGCCGAATTGACTGCCTTTGCCCGCCACAACGGTAACAGCCTTTTCGATTTCTTGGCCGACATGTACAAACAGTACGGCTTCTTTTACGAAGGCCTGATTTCCGTGACGAAAAAAGGAAAAAGCGGAGCAGAGGAAATCCAAAAAATGATGGCCGATTTCAGAAGCAACCCTCCAAAATCAATTGCGGGATCAGAAGTAACCCTCATGAAGGATTACAAATCGCTTACACAAAAAGATTTGATCACAGGCGAAGAAAGCGATATCCCAAAAGCTATGGGTATCGAAAGCTCGAATGTATTGCAGTTTTTCACCAAAGACGGCACCAAGTTCACCTGTCGTCCATCGGGCACCGAGCCAAAGATCAAATTCTATGTCGGTGTGCAAGATAAACTTGTCAACAAAGAAGATTTCGACGAAGTGCTTACCCGATTGAAAGCCAAAGTGGAAGGCATAAAAAATGAAATGAACCTCGTATAA
- a CDS encoding PLD nuclease N-terminal domain-containing protein, with the protein MEKLTHIFPLSLMISMLVPLALFIWALIDLVKAEFRQTSSKLVWFLVVLLIPFVGSILYLVIGRKQKIEED; encoded by the coding sequence ATGGAGAAACTCACGCACATTTTCCCTTTGTCACTCATGATCTCCATGCTCGTGCCCCTTGCACTTTTCATTTGGGCACTGATCGATCTCGTCAAAGCCGAATTCCGCCAAACCTCGAGCAAACTCGTCTGGTTTTTGGTGGTTTTGCTTATCCCCTTTGTGGGCTCCATTCTCTATCTGGTGATTGGCCGAAAACAAAAGATCGAAGAGGATTGA
- the hisA gene encoding 1-(5-phosphoribosyl)-5-[(5-phosphoribosylamino)methylideneamino]imidazole-4-carboxamide isomerase → MFQIIPAIDLIDGHCVRLTKGDYDTKKVYNEDPLDVAKAFQDKGISRLHLVDLDGAKQKKVVNLKVLEKIASKTNLVIDFGGGVQSDEDIHAVFNSGAAMITGGSIAVKNPELFLKWLEQYGCEKIILGADAKDRKIAISGWEENSGQDIIDFVSHYTQKGIKYLISTDVSKDGLLQGPSTELYKELNAQFPKSEIIASGGVAEMKDIEELAALNIHGVIVGKAIYEGRIAMDEIQKFILGQ, encoded by the coding sequence ATGTTTCAAATAATTCCGGCAATCGACCTGATCGACGGTCACTGTGTTCGCCTGACCAAAGGCGATTATGATACCAAAAAAGTATACAATGAAGACCCACTTGATGTGGCCAAAGCTTTTCAGGATAAGGGCATTTCCAGACTGCATTTAGTCGATCTCGATGGGGCCAAGCAAAAAAAGGTTGTCAACCTGAAAGTGCTTGAAAAAATCGCCAGCAAAACCAATCTCGTCATCGATTTCGGCGGGGGGGTACAAAGCGATGAAGACATTCATGCCGTTTTCAATTCAGGAGCAGCCATGATTACCGGAGGCAGTATTGCGGTGAAAAACCCTGAATTGTTCTTGAAGTGGCTTGAACAATACGGTTGCGAAAAAATAATTTTGGGAGCCGATGCCAAAGACCGCAAAATAGCCATCAGTGGCTGGGAAGAAAATTCGGGACAAGACATAATCGATTTCGTTTCGCACTATACGCAAAAGGGTATCAAGTATCTCATCAGCACGGATGTCAGCAAAGACGGCCTTTTGCAAGGGCCTTCCACCGAACTGTACAAAGAACTGAACGCCCAATTTCCGAAAAGTGAAATCATCGCCAGCGGCGGAGTGGCCGAAATGAAAGACATTGAAGAGCTTGCTGCCCTAAACATACACGGCGTAATTGTAGGCAAGGCCATTTACGAAGGCCGAATTGCTATGGATGAAATTCAAAAATTCATACTGGGCCAATGA
- a CDS encoding carboxy terminal-processing peptidase translates to MKKIIGTAFALVVSALAFAQTENAKYSYEDLMPLEDQTRVEQFATQFLSNYHYKKFEIDDSLSSHIFDNYLDEIDGSRSFFTKKDIAEFEEYRFLIDEAILGGDLEIPFKIFNRYRKLYKERYDYILTYLGKPIDYHSNLKYEVKDEDDRQWADSQKQLDGDWDKILLNQALNLKLTGKADSSVAETLLKRYERYENRVSKWRSEDVFQGFMDAVTEAIDPHTAYMIPSNAAQFNIDMSQSLEGIGAQLRNDNDYVMIVDVIPGGPLFKTQQASKDDYILGVAQGDDGDFQDIVGWLTDDAVNLIRGKKGTVVRLLLKAKDAPIDAAPREVRIVREKIKLEEAVAASEIIPVKARGKEYKVGYIDLPMFYRDFNGARMGGDFQSTTKDVRRFLEEFVKEGVDGVMIDLRNNGGGSLTEAIDLTGLFIPKGPVVQRRSSRGRVEVEDDNDPSVVYDGPLLILQNRYSASASEIFAGAIQDYNRGLIVGEQSFGKGTVQQLVDLDRFLLSPKVVSSQRAGTDGIEQNERYGQLKLTTEKFYRITGQSTQRRGVIPDIELPSPWDSSETGESSRPTALPYDEIKSSSFHETNEITPSLKKKVVGQFQERLSTNEELRELIREIKVFNQEMEQKEFSLNYDDRLEEKEKNEKSRTEIKKLAKTKAGDDHKDDLYLNEAQQIMANLIRYK, encoded by the coding sequence ATGAAGAAGATTATTGGAACCGCATTTGCTCTTGTTGTTTCAGCATTGGCTTTTGCCCAAACCGAAAACGCCAAATACAGTTACGAGGATCTGATGCCCTTGGAAGATCAAACGCGGGTAGAGCAATTTGCTACGCAGTTTTTGAGCAATTATCATTACAAAAAGTTTGAAATCGACGATTCTTTATCGTCGCATATTTTTGATAATTACCTTGACGAAATCGACGGTTCACGCTCTTTTTTCACCAAAAAGGATATCGCCGAATTTGAAGAATACCGCTTCTTGATTGACGAAGCTATTTTGGGCGGTGATTTGGAGATTCCCTTCAAGATTTTCAACCGTTACCGAAAATTGTATAAAGAGCGGTATGATTATATTTTGACCTATTTGGGAAAACCCATCGATTACCATTCGAATTTAAAGTATGAAGTGAAAGATGAGGATGATCGCCAATGGGCGGATTCGCAAAAGCAATTGGATGGCGATTGGGATAAAATTCTTTTGAACCAGGCTCTCAATCTGAAACTTACGGGTAAGGCGGACAGCAGCGTGGCTGAAACTTTATTGAAAAGATATGAGCGTTATGAGAACAGGGTTTCGAAATGGCGTTCGGAAGATGTATTTCAAGGTTTCATGGATGCTGTGACTGAAGCGATCGATCCGCACACTGCGTATATGATTCCGAGTAATGCCGCTCAGTTCAATATTGATATGAGTCAATCTTTGGAAGGTATTGGAGCCCAATTGCGAAACGATAACGATTATGTAATGATTGTCGATGTGATTCCGGGTGGTCCGCTTTTCAAGACTCAGCAAGCCAGCAAAGACGATTATATTCTGGGTGTTGCACAGGGCGACGACGGAGACTTTCAAGATATTGTCGGTTGGTTAACAGACGATGCGGTGAATTTGATTCGCGGGAAAAAAGGAACTGTGGTGCGTCTGTTGTTGAAAGCCAAAGATGCCCCTATCGATGCCGCACCAAGAGAGGTACGAATTGTACGGGAGAAGATCAAATTGGAAGAAGCCGTAGCGGCCAGCGAAATCATTCCTGTGAAGGCCAGAGGCAAGGAATACAAAGTGGGTTATATCGATTTGCCGATGTTCTATCGCGATTTTAACGGGGCTCGGATGGGCGGAGATTTCCAAAGCACTACAAAAGATGTACGACGCTTTTTAGAAGAATTTGTGAAAGAAGGCGTAGATGGCGTCATGATCGACTTGCGTAACAATGGAGGTGGTTCGCTGACGGAAGCGATTGATTTGACAGGCCTTTTTATTCCCAAGGGACCGGTGGTGCAAAGACGCTCGAGCAGAGGTCGCGTGGAAGTGGAAGACGATAACGACCCCTCTGTAGTATACGATGGGCCTTTGTTGATTTTGCAGAACAGATATTCTGCTTCGGCTTCAGAAATTTTTGCGGGAGCCATTCAAGATTACAACCGAGGACTTATCGTGGGCGAGCAGTCTTTCGGAAAGGGAACCGTACAGCAATTGGTAGATTTGGACCGCTTCTTGCTCTCGCCCAAAGTGGTTTCCAGCCAAAGAGCGGGGACAGATGGGATTGAGCAGAATGAACGCTATGGTCAACTGAAACTGACGACAGAGAAGTTCTACCGAATTACGGGTCAAAGTACACAGCGTCGTGGCGTAATTCCTGACATTGAATTGCCTTCGCCTTGGGATTCTTCCGAAACGGGTGAAAGCAGCAGGCCCACAGCATTGCCTTATGATGAGATCAAGAGTTCTTCGTTTCACGAGACCAATGAAATCACGCCTTCTTTGAAGAAGAAGGTTGTGGGGCAATTCCAAGAGAGGTTGAGTACCAACGAGGAGCTTAGAGAATTGATTCGCGAGATAAAGGTATTCAACCAAGAAATGGAGCAAAAGGAGTTTTCTTTGAATTACGACGACCGTTTGGAAGAGAAGGAAAAGAACGAAAAGAGTCGAACCGAGATCAAGAAACTGGCCAAGACCAAAGCAGGTGATGATCACAAAGATGATTTGTACCTCAATGAGGCCCAGCAGATAATGGCGAACCTAATTCGCTACAAGTAG